DNA from Serinibacter salmoneus:
TGGGGCATGGCACGCACGCTGCTCACCGATGATCTGCTGGCCCGCATCCACGATCGTGCCGCGCACCACGACGCGGAGAACACCTTCCCCCACGAGGACCTGGCCGACCTCGCCGACGCCGGGTACCTACGCGCCTTCGTCCCCGAGGACATGGGAGGATCCGGCTTCACGCTGCAGGAGGTGGCTTCCGAGCAGCAGCGCCTCGCGGCGGCCGCCCCCGCGACCGCGCTGGCCGTGAACATGCATCTGGTGGTCACCGGTCTCGCAGCGGCCCTGCACCGCACCGGGGACGCGACCACCGACTTCATCCTGCGGGATGCGGCCGCAGGTGAGGTCTACGCCTTCGGCAACTCCGAAGCCGGCAACGACTGGGTGATGTTCGACTCCCGCACCCGGGCCGAACCCGACGGCGAGGGCGGCTACCGGTACTGGGGCACCAAGATCTTCACCTCCCTCAGCCCGGTGTGGACGCGGCTGGCGACCTTCGGGCGCGATGACAGCGACCCGGAGAACCCGCTGCTCGTGCACGGCGTCGTCACCCGTGAGGGCACCGAGAGCCGCGGGGACTGGGACACGCTGGGGATGCGCGCCACCCGATCGGAGTCCACCGTGCTCGCGGGCGCGCACGCACCCGCGGCCCGGGTCTACCGGCGCCTGGCCCCCGGGCCCAACTCTGATCCGTTCACCTTCGCGCTGTTCACCACGTTCGAGGTGCTGCTGGCCGCCGTGTACACCGGCATCGGTGCCCGTGGCCTGGAGCTGGCCGCCCAGGCCGTGCAGCGCCGTACTTCGATGCGCACCGGGGCGAGCTACGCCGTCGACCCCGACATCCGGTGGAAGATCGCCGATGCCGCCCTACTGCAGGACTCCTCCGTGCTACAGGTGCGGGCCCTGGCGCGGGATGTGGACGAGGGGTACCCGCACGGCGCGCGGTGGTTCGCCCAGGTCGTGGGGCTGAAGGTGAGGGCGGTGGAGAACGCCCGCGCCGTGGTCGACATCGCCTTCCGCGTCAGCGGTGGTGCCGGGTACTCCGCCGGGAACGAACTGTCCCGGTTGTACCGGGACGTGCTCGCGGGGATCTTCCATCCCAGCGATGAGGAGTCCGCGCACGCCACCGTCGCCTCCTCGATCCTGGGGCCGTTGCCCTAGACCGGGCCACGCTGGGTCCCGCGAGACCGTGCCTCCTGCGCCGAGGCCGTGCCCGCACGGTACGGTCTCGGCGCTTCCGCACGGAGACCGTGGCCTACTGCCAGCCCAGGTCGGCCACCAGCCGCGGTAGCCCGTCCAGCGCCAGGAGCCTGGCCGCCTCCCAGTCGTGACCGCCGGGGACCACGTGGAGCTCGACATCGGCACCCGCCGCCAGCAGCGCCTCTGCGATCTGCTCACCCTCCCCAGTGCCGTCCACCGAGGGAATCCCCAGGTAGATCGGCATGCCGTCCAGGTCGCCCGCAGCGGCGATCACCGGGAGCGGGGAGGCCGCGGCCAGCGCCTCGGGGTCCCCGCGGACGACGGCCGCCTCGGGAGTGAGGTAGGGCATGATCGAGAGGATCCCGCCGAACTCCCCCAGGCCCTCGCCGAGGCCGATAGTCAGGGCGCCCAGGCCCCCGGCGCTCATCCCACCGATGACCTGTTGATCGGCTGCCGCCCGCACGGGCAGGTGGTCGGCGGCCCAGGAACGCACGTCCTGGGTGAAGAACGTGGCCCGCTGCGGGCCCTCGCCTGGGTAGTTCACCGGTTCCGAGGCGCGGCCGAGATCCATGTCCGGGGCCAGCACGATCATCGCCGGCAGCGCACCAGTGGAGATCAAATCGTCCAGCGCGCCGTCGAGGTCGGCGGCACCGAACCAGTCCGAGGCGTAGCCGGGGGATCCGTGCATGAGGTACGCGATCGGGTAGTCCTCCTGGGCACCCTGGCTGTACCCGGGCGGCAGGTAGACGAACGAGTCGGCGTCGGGCACACCGGGGCTCGTGGAGGGGATCATCACCTCCACCACCGACCCACGCTCGTTCGTGGTGGCGCGCACCGGCCGGACCCTCTCACCCGGCGGCAGTGGATCGGGGTCGGCGCCGAAGGCCGCCTGCAGGAGGAGGCCCACCGAGCGCCAACTGGTGAAGTATCCGCTGCTGGCACCCCCGATGCCCATCAGTGCGACGGTGACGGCGAGCACGGCGGCAAGCCACCATCCCAGGCTGCGCGCGACGCGGCGCTCAGGGGACCGGCGCACCGCCCGGATCGCCAGCCACAGGAAGACGACTGCCAGGAGGATCGCCACCACCACGGCAGCCCAGATCTGCCACACGCTCGAGACCACCGACCCATTATCGGCACCGTCACGAGCACATGCCGTACCGAGGCGTTGGTTTGATTAGGCTCGTGGCATCCGACGAAGGAGCACCTGTGGTCCAGCGCCAACTCCCCGACCTCCGTGAGCTCAGCGAGCTCATCCGCCTGCGCCCGTTCGACCCGGACGGCACCCGCCGCCGACTCGCCAAGGCCCTCACCGTCGCCGATCTGCGCGATCTCGCCATGCGCCGCACGCCCCGGTCGGTCTTCGACTACACCGATGGCGCAGCGGAGGCGGAGATCTCACTGCGCCGTGCCCGCCGCACCTTCGCGAACCTCGAGTTCCACCCCGCGATCCTGCAGGACGTCAGTCAGGTGGACACCACCACCGACATGCTCGGCACGCGCGCCGCGCTCCCGTTCTCCTTCGCCCCCACCGGATTCACCCGGATGATGCACACCGAGGGTGAGTCCGCCGTGGCACGGGTGGCCGAGCGCCATGGCATCCCCTACGCCCTGTCCACGATGGGCACCACCTCGATCGAGGACGTCGCGGCTGCCGCACCGGGCGCCCGCAAATGGTTCCAGTTGTACGTGTGGCGCGACCGGTCGCGCGGCGAGGACCTCATGGCGCGCGCCAAGGCGGCGGGCTTCGACGCGCTGCAGCTCACGGTGGACGTCCCCGTTGCCGGTGCCCGGCACCGGGACACCCGCAACGGCTTCGCGATCCCCCCGCAACTGTCCCTGAGGACGATCGCCGACGGCGCGATGCACCCGAACTGGTGGATCGACCTGGTCACCACGCCACCGCTGGAGTTCGCCTCCCTGGACTCCTGGGACGGGACCGTGGGTGAGCTCTTGGACTCCCTCTTCGACCCCACGATGACCATGGCGGACCTGGAGTGGCTGCGGGAGAACTGGGACGGCCCTCTGGTCATCAAGGGCATCCAGACCCTTGCGGACGCCAAGAAGGTCAGCGCCGCCGGGGCCGATGCCGTGGTGCTCTCCAACCACGGCGGGAGACAGTTGGACCGCGCACCCGTGCCCCTGCGCCTCGTCCCGCAGGTGCGCGAGGCGATCGGTGAGCGCACGCAGGTCTGGGTCGACACGGGCATCATGTCCGGCGGCGACATCGTGGCGGCGATCGCCCTGGGCGCGCACGCGACCATGGTGGGCCGCGCCTACCTGTACGGCCTGATGGCGGGCGGCGAGCGGGGCGTGGAACGCGCCGTGGAGATCCTCTCCGGGGAGATCCGCCGCACGATGACGTTGCTCGGAGTGAACGCCATCGAGGACCTGAACCCCGGTCACGTCACGCTGCGCTGACTCGGAGCGCTCTCTGCCGCGGTCGTCGCGAACACCGGCTTCCGCCGACGCCCTGGTGAGCGGCGGCTGGTGCGGGTCACGATGGGGAGATGACCACCTCATCGATGCCCCCAGGACCTGTGGCCACCTCCGCCGACCGGCTGCGTCAAGTCACCCTGGTCGTGGTGGGCGCGGCCGCCATGGCAGTCGCAGCGTGGGGCGCCGGTGCCTTCGGCGGCCAGGAGATCCAGAACGCCGCCAGCGGTGCGCTGGCGGCCGATGCCACCGTCCTGGCCCCCGGCACCGGGGCGTTCCGGGTCTGGAGCGTGATCTATCTCGCGCTGATCGTGACCGTGATCCTGCAGGCGCTCCCCTCACGGGCCGCACTGCCGCTGCACCGCACCCTGGGGTGGTGGGTCCTGGCCTCGCTGGTCCTCAACGCCGCGTGGATCAGCGCGGCGCAACTCGGCCTGCTCGGGCTGACCGTGCCGATCATCGGCGCGCTGGTCGCCGTGCTGGCACGCTGCCTGGTCCTGCTGCGCGCTCGGCCGGCGGCGCCACGCCTGGACTCCCTGATCGTGGGCACCACGGTGGGCCTGTACCTGGGATGGGTGTGTGTGGCGACCGTGGCCAACGTGACGGCCGTGCTCGCCTTCTCCTCGTGGGACCTGTCGTTCCTGCCCGAGGGGGTGTGGGTCACGGTGGTCCTGGCAGTGGCCGCCGCCGTGTGCGGGGTCACCGCCCTGGCTGCGGGTCAGCGCGCCGTGGCGATCGGCGTCACCCTTACCTCCACCTGGGGCCTGGTGTGGATCGCGATCGGCCGGCTCACCGCGGGGCCCGACTCCACCATCACGGTCGTCGTGGCCCTCGCGGCAGCCGCCGTCGTGCTCCTGCTCGGGGCCCTCGGGGCGGTGCGTGCCCCGAGGCCCGCTACTGCGCCGAGTCCTCGCGCTTGACGGCGGAGATCTCGAGCTCGAGCGAGATGCGCTCGGAGACCAACACGCCGCCGGTGTCCAGGGCCACGTTCCACTCCAGCCCGAAATCGCGCCGGTTGAGCCTGCGGGAGCCCTCGAATCCCGCGCGCAGCGCGCCGGTGGCGTCCCGGTGCACCCCGATGAGGGTGACGGGGATCATCACCTGCCGGGTGATGTCGCGGATGCGCAGGTCACCGGTGACGGCGTAGGCGCTGTCCTCGACCTCCTCGATCGCGGTGGAGGTGAACTCGATCGTGGGCCACACGTCCACGTCGAAGAAGTCCGCGCTGCGCAGGTGCGCATCGCGCTGGGAGTTGCGGGTGTCGATGCTGGCCACCTGCACCACCACGTGCGCACTGGAGGCCGACAGGTCCTCAGGATCCACCACGAGGTGCCCCGTGACCTCGTTGAATGCCCCGCGCACCGACGTCACCATCGCATGCCGCGCGGAGAACCCGATCCGGGTGTGCGCGGGATCGAAGTCCCACTCCCCCGCCAACATCCCCACGTTGTCGTCCATCTGTTCTTTCCTTCCCCATACGTCCGCGCCGCTGCGTGCGACGGGTGCAACCCCGGCCTGCCGAACCTACCCGGTCCAGCGCGTCGGCGCAGCGAGAACCGCTCGCAGCACCTCCCTCGCCCCACCGATCAGTGCGGCGTGTCCCTCCACCGGCGCACGGTGAAGCGTAATCGGCGCCCATCGGCTCGAGAGCACGGCGTCGTTCAGGCGCGGGGCCACCAGGGGCGCCAGGGCCTCGAAGAGCGGTGCGTAGATCCCGCCGAGGACCACGGCGTCGACGTCCAGGAGATTGAGCGCATCCCCCAGCGCGCGGGCCAGCGCGGTGGCGGTGGTGGCTACGGCCGCCAGCGCGCGCTCATCGCCCCGCTCCAGGGCGGCGGCGACGTCGCCGGGGTCGCCGCTGCTCGGCAGGCCCGCGGCACGCAGCAGTGCGGACCGGCCCGCGTACTGCTCCAGGCATCCGCGGTTCCCACAACTGCACGGTGCGCCATCCGCCTCGACCACGACGTGCCCGATCTCGCCACTCCACCCGTGCTGCCCCTGGTACAGCTCCCGCGCCACCAGGACGGCGGAGCCGATGCCCACGTCCGCGGAGACGTACAGGAACGTCGCCGGGAGCTGAGCGGTCGGCTCGCCGGCCGTCATCCCGGCCCGCATCGGGGTCTGCGCCAGGCCCGCCAGTTTGGCCTCGTTGCGCACCTCGACCTGGATCCCGTCCAAGCCCAGGAGGGGCACGGGGTCCAGGTCGTGCCAGTTCAGGTTGGGGGCCACCTCGAGGCGGCCGGTGTCGGGGCGGACCAGACCCGGAAGCGCGAGCCGCGCCCCACCCACCGCCATCCCGCGCTCGGCGAGGTCCGCGATCATCTCGCGCGCCCGGGTCCCGAGCTCCGCGAGCACCTCGGGCGCGGACCGGCTCGCGGGTGCTGCGGGGCTGACCCAGCGCCGGATCACCGCCCCGGTGAGGTCGACGGCGCAGATCCCCAGGTAGTTGACGTTCACCTCGAGCCCCAGGCCCACCAGCGAGCGCGGGTGCGGCGCCAGGGGGATGGCGGGACGCCCCGCCCGGGTGGGGGCCGCCGGCGGGAGTTCGAGGAGCAATCGGGCTCCCACCAGGGCGTCTACGAGCGTGGAGACGGTGGCCCGGGTGAGTCCCGTGCGCGCGGCGACCTGCGCCCGCGAGATCGGCATCTCGGCGTCGAAGACCGTGCGCAGCACCGTGGAGAGGTTCATCTCCCGCAGGCTGTGCTGGCGCGCGACCGCCGGGGACTCCATTCGACCGAGCCTACTGTCGGTCCAGGTAGTGCGGCGCCGCGCGAGCGTACGCCGCACGCACGGTAGGGGCAGGTGTGGCAGTGGCCGTCGCCCCGACCGGCGCGCTCCAGTTCGGCAGCTCGGCCGGGCCCGCACCCGAGGCCAGCACCCAGGCCGCCTGGCGGGCTGCGCCGTCGGCCACGTACTCCCCGGGCTCCGGCAGGGCGATGTCGATCCCGAGTACGCTCGGGGCGATCTCGCGCATCGCGGGGGATCTCACGGCGCCGCCGACCATGCGTACTGAGCCCACCTCCAGTCCGACGGCGCGCACGGCATCGATCCCGACGCCGAGGCCGCACACGACGGCCTCGAAGGCCGCCCGGGCCAGGTGGGCGGGGGTGTAGTTCTCCAGCGTGATGCCATGCAGCGCCCCGGTCGCGTTCGGCAGGTTCGGGGTGCGCTCACCCTGTAGGTAGGGGACGAGGGTGAGACCGTCGCTGCCCGCCGGGACGCTGAGCGCGAGATCGGCGAGTTGGTGGACGTCGACCCCGAGCAGCGAGCGGGTGGCGTCCAGCACCTGTGCGCAGTTCACGGTGGCCACCAGGGGCAGGTAGTGCCCGGTGGCGTCGGCGAAACCGGCGACCGTCCCGGTGAGGTCCGCGACGGGATCGGCCACGACGGCGCACACCACCCCGGAGGTGCCCACCGAGAGGAGCACATCGCCGGGGCCGAGGCCGAGCGCGAGGGCCGCCGAGGCATTGTCGCCGGCCCCGGGGCCCAGCACGGCGCGTGAGGAGAAGGTGGCGAGTTCACCGACCGCCTCGGTCGGGGCCGCCACCCGCGGCAGGACGATGTCCTCGCGCCCGAAGGCGTGCCGCAGCAGCTCCCGGCGGTAGGCGCCCCGGGAGGCGTCGAAGTAGCCGGTGCCGGAGGCGTCGGAGGTGTCCGTGACCAGGTCACCGATCGCCGTCGACCCCCGCAGTCGCCAGGTGAGGTAGTCGTGCGGCAGGCAGACGGCCGCGACCCGGGCGGCGTTCTCGGGCTCGTGCTCGGCGAGCCAGCGCAGTTTCGTGGCGGTGATCGAGGCGACCGGCACGGTGCCGGTCTCCCGGGCCCAGCGCTCGGCCCCCAGCTCCTCGACCAGGTCGGCGGCCGCCTGCCCGGAGGAGTTGTCGTTCCACAGCATCGCGGGGCGGATCGGCCTGCCCTGCTCATCGAGCGTGACCATGCCGTGCTGCTGCCCGCCCACGCTGACGGCGGCGACGTCCGCCAGCCCCCCGGCCTGCTCGACGGCGACCTGGAGGGCGCGCCACCACGCCTCGGGGTCCACTTGTGTGCCGGCGGGATGGGGCGCGGACCCCGAGCGCACCAGGGCGCCGCTCTCGGCCTCGCGGATCACCACCTTGCAGGACTGGGTCGAGGAGTCGATCCCGGCTACGAGCGTGGGCGTGGTCATGGTCTCGTCCTCCGTCGGCGAGCGTGGTCAGAGTACGGCGAGGTGGTTGCGCCCCCACCGCGAGGTGGTTGCGTCCGCCGGAACCACCTCGCGGCCGGGGGGTCGGGTCAGCCGATGAGGTGCTCGAGGGCGAGCTGGTTCAGCGCCACGTAGTTGGTCTCCCGGGCGCCGGCGGCGTCGGCGTCGAAGTCCTCGAAGGCGCTGCGGTCGGCGAGCAGGTCGGCGATCGACTCCCCGGCGGCCAGGGTGGGCTGCGCGGCCTCGAACACGCCGGCCGCCTCGAAGGCGGCCTGGGTGCGCGGGTCCTCGCGGTAGGCCTTGGCCTTCTCCGCCAGCATCAGGTAGGTGTCGATGTTGGCCTTGGCCGAGGCCCACACGCCGTCGAAACCCTCGGTGCGCGAGGGCTTGTAGTCGAAGTGGCGCGGGCCGGTGTAGGTCGGGCCGCCGTTCGGGAAGCCGTTCTCCAGCAGGTCCACGGTGAAGAACGCCGAGAACAGGTCACCGTGACCGAAGACCAGGTCCTGGTCGTACTTGATGGAGCGCTGCCCGTTGAGGTCGATGTGGAAGAGCTTGCCCGCCCACAGCGCCTGCGCGAGGCCGTGGGTGTAGTTCAGGCCCGCCATCTGCTCGTGCCCGGTCTCGGGGTTCAGGCCCACGATGTCACCGTTCTCGAGCTGTGCGATGAGACCGAGGGCGTGCCCGATGGTCGGCAGGAAGATGTCACCGCGGGGCTCGTTCGGCTTCGGCTCCAGCGCGATGCGCAGGTCGTAGCCCTTCTCCTTGATGTAGGCGGCCACGGTGTCCAGGCCCTCGGCGTAGCGCTCGAGCGCGGAGTGCAGGTCCTTGGAGCCGTCGTACTCGGTGCCCTCGCGCCCGCCCCACATCACGAAGGTGGAGGCGCCGAGCTCGGCGGCCAGGTCCACGTTGCGCAGCACCTTGCGCAGCCCGAAGCGGCGGACGGCGCGGTCGTTGGCGCTGAAGCCGCCGTCCTTGAACACGGGGTGGCTGAAGGTGTTGGTGGTGACCATCTCGATGACGAGGCCGACCTCGTCGGCGGTCTGCTTGAACCGGGCGAGGATCTCCTCGCGCTCGGAGTCCCCGGCGCCGAAGGGCACCACGTCGTCGTCGTGGAAGGTCACGCCCCAGGCGCCGGCCTCCTTCAGCGGGGCCAGGTACTCCCAGGGTGCGAGGTCGGCGCGGGTGGCGTCGCCGAACTGGTCCTTGCCCGCCCAGGCCACGGTCCACAGACCGAAGGAGAACTTGTCCTCGGGGGTTGCTGCACGCACCATCACTGCCTCTTTCGCTCGCAGGTCGCCCTCGACGCCGCGTCTCGCCGTCGAGATTCATTCACCCGTTGAACTTATAGCCTCGTGCGCGTCCCGTCAACGCCGGAGCGCGGCACGTGATCAGCGCAGGGTGAGACCGAAGGTGGCGGCGTCGTCGCCGCCCACGGGCACGAATCCGACCCGCGGGTAGAAGGCGAGCGCTCCCGGATTGGCGCGCGAGGCGGAGGCGTGCAGCCCCTCACAGCCCCGAGCGCGCAGCGCGTCGGCCAGCACGCCGATCAGGACCCGCCCCCATCCCCCGCCCTGCGCCCGCGGGAGCAGGTCGATGTGCAGGTGGGCCGGGTAGCCCACGGGGGCTACGCCGTCGTCCGCCCCACCCTGCCCACGCGAGTAGCCGTAGGCGACCATCGCATCGGACCGCGTGCGCACGGGCGCCGGCCGCGGCCAGCGTGTCGCGCCACGCTGAGACCACCAGGACCCCGCGAACCACGCCTCGAAGGCCGCGGTGTCGTCGGTGCCCACGATGTAGCCGATCGGCGTGTCCTCCTCGTCCGCGAGGACGAAGGCCAGGTCCGGGTGCCGCTCCAGATACGGCAGGAGGAAGAGCTCGGGCAGCAGGTCGTCGTCGAACACCCCGGTCGCATCGCCGCCGCTGTCCCCCGTCAGGACGCAGATCCGGGCGAGGGCGCGATCATCGGTGGGGCGGTAGGGACGCACGGCTGACATGGCGCGAGCATAGGGACTCGCGAGAATCAGCCGGCGGACAGGGGGCTCTCCCGCGGGCGCGCGCTGGCGCCACCCGCCCCGATGGGACTGGATAGGATCGCACGGTGCCGTCCCGATCCGAGAGCGAACGCCACCCCGGCCCACGCGCCGAGCACGGGCAGGGGCAGGACGGCGAGGCCCTGTTCGACCTCCCCCGGGATGCCCACGTCCCCACCCGCCGGGTGATCCTGCTCGCCGGTGCCTCGGGATCGGGCAAGAGCTCCGTGGCGCGGGCCCTCGGCCTCCCGGTCGCCCGCCTGGACGACTTCTACTACGACCACGACGAGCCGGGCTTGCCACGCACGCGCGGCATCGTGGACTGGGACGACGTCGCCACCTGGAACGCCGAGGCCGCGGTGGAGGCGCTCGCTGCCGCGTGCTTCGGCGATCGGCTGATGGCACCCACCTACAGCATCCCGCTCTCCCGGCGCACAGGCCAGGAGAGCATCGACGTCACGGGCGCTCCGGCGCTGCTGGCCGAAGGGATCTTCGCCGCCGAGATCGCGCGGCCGCTGCGCGAGCGCGGACTGCTCGCCGGTGGCTACTACCTGCAGCAGTCCCGGCACCTGACCGCGATGCGCCGATTCGCCCGGGACATCGGGGAGAACCGCAAGCCTCCGCTGGATCTCCTGCGGCGTGGGGCGGCGCTGTGGCGGGACGAACCGAGGATGGTGCGCACCTGGCGTTCGTGCGGCCTGCACCCCCTACCGCGGCAGGGTGCCGAAGAGCACCTGGCGCAACTCATCGCCGACTGAGGCCGCTCAACGCACCACGCGCGGAGAACCGGAGCCCATTCCGGGTGCAGGAGTTCCTCACATGAGGAACACTCGCATAATCCCCCGACGAAAGGCCTCCTGTGTCCTCGCCGCGCGCTACGACCCGAATCCGCCGCACCCGACCGGCCCTGATCGCTGCCTGCACCGCGCTCCTGGCCCTCGCGACCGCCTGCACCCCCGAGGACGGCGAGAGCCCGGACCCCACGCCCTCGGCGGCGCCCGAGGACGCCACCACCGACGGGTCCATCACGGGTGATCTCACCCTGTCCGACCTCGGCCCCGACGGCGATACCACGGTGTTCCCCGGCGGCTCCGCGCAGGCCGCGGTCGACCAGGTCGAGCAGGTCGTCGACCAGGTGCTCGCCGATACCGGGGTGCCGGGTGCCGCCGTCGCGATCGTGACCGGGGATGAGGTGCTCTACACCGGCGGCTTCGGCGTCCGGGACCTCACCACCGGGGAGCCGGTGGATGCCGAGACGGTCTTCCAGATCGCCTCGGTCTCCAAGTCCGTCGGTGCCACCGTGGTGGCCACCCAGGTGACCGACGGTGTCGTCTCCTGGGACGACCCCTCCCACACCTACCTCCCCGAGCTCGAGCTGAGCGATGCGTGGGTCAGCGAGCATGTGACGATCGGTGATCTGTACTCCCACCGCACGGGTCTGCCGCACGCTGCGGGCGACCTCCTGGAGGACATCGGCTACGACCGCACCGAGATCCTGCAGCGCCTCGTGTACCAGCCGCTGAACCCCTTCCGCACCTCCTACGCCTACGCCAACTACGGCACGACCGCGGGCGGCGAGGCCGTGGCCCACGCCGCCGGCACCACGTGGGAGGACCTCTCGCAGGACGCTCTGTACGACCCACTCGGCATGACCTCCACCAGTTCCCGGCACGTGGACTACGAGGCGGCGGCGAACCGCGCCACGCTGCACATGTACCTGGGCGACGGCGAGTTCGAGCACGTCGCCGAGCGGGACCCGGACCCGCAGTCCCCGGCGGGCGGGGTGAGTTCCACCGCGAGCGACCTCGCGCTGTGGTTGCAACTCCTGCTGAACGACGGCGTGGGGCCGCAGGGGCAGGAGCTGATCGCCCCGGAGGCGCTGCAGCCGGCCATCACGCCGCAGTCCTTCTCCGCCCCTGCCTCCGTGCCGCAGGCGCGGTCGGGATCCTACGGCTACGGATTCAACGTGGGCGTCACCGCCGGCGGGCAGCCCAAGCTCAGCCACTCCGGCGCCTTCGTGATCGGCACCGGCACCTCCTTCGTGGTGCTGCCGGGCCTGGACGTGGCCGTCGTGGCGCTCACCAACGGCGGACCCGTGGGTGCCGCCGAGGCGATCACGGCCTCCCTGGCAGACCTCGCGGAGTACGGCGAGGTGACACGCGACTGGGCCGCCGGGTACGGCGCACTCTTCGAGCCCTATCACGCTCCGGTCGGGGACCTGGCCGAGCAGGATCCCCCCGCCGACGCCGCCGCGCCGCAGGACCTGGCGACCTACACGGGCGCCTGGGAGAACGACTACTACGGCGAGGCGGTCGTGAGCGTCGCGGGTGAGACCCTCGTGGCCGAACTGGGCCCGGACGGCGGGTACGTCCTGGAACTCCAGCCGTGGGACGGGGACACCTTCGCGTTCGTCCCCACGGGGGAGAACGCGCCGCTCGGCTCGCTCTCCTCCGCCACCTTCACGGTGCCCGACGGCACCGCCCGCGCGGAGACCATGACCCTGGAGTTCTTCGACGCCACGGGCCTGGGGACCTGGACCCGGGCGAACTGATGCGGGCGGCCTGACCCGGACTCGTCGGCCGTGGCGGCGGCGCCGTCGCCGCGGCCGGCCGCGCGTCAGGCGGTCGGCACCTGCGCGCGGTGCAGCGCCACGATGCCGCCGGTGAGGTTGCGGTAGCCCACCGAGCGCCAGCCCGCCTCGTGCAGCATCGCGCCGACCCCCGCCTGATCGGGCCAGTCGATGATCGACTCCGCGAGGTAGTCGTAGGCCTCCGGCTCCGAGCTCACCGCACGGGAGATCGGCGTCAGGACGCGGTGCAGGTAGAAGCGGTAGAGCGCGCCGAACCAGGCGGCGGGGGGCGTGGAGAACTCACACACGACCAGGCGCCCGCCCGGCTTGGTGACCCGCAGCATCTCCGTCAGGCCCTGCACGGCGGGGTTGACGTTGCGCAGGCCGAAGGAGATGGTCACCGCGTCGAAGGAGTCATCGGCGAAGGGCAGCGCGGTCGCGTCGCCGGCCACGAATGCCAGGTCCGGGCGGCGGCGCTTGCCCTCCAGCACCATCCCGGTGGAGAAGTCGCAGGAGACCACGTCCACGCCACGATCGGCCAGCACGGCACTGGAGGTGCCGGTGCCGGCCGCGAGATCCAGCACCCGCTCGCCGGGCCTGGCGTCG
Protein-coding regions in this window:
- a CDS encoding alpha-hydroxy acid oxidase, producing the protein MVQRQLPDLRELSELIRLRPFDPDGTRRRLAKALTVADLRDLAMRRTPRSVFDYTDGAAEAEISLRRARRTFANLEFHPAILQDVSQVDTTTDMLGTRAALPFSFAPTGFTRMMHTEGESAVARVAERHGIPYALSTMGTTSIEDVAAAAPGARKWFQLYVWRDRSRGEDLMARAKAAGFDALQLTVDVPVAGARHRDTRNGFAIPPQLSLRTIADGAMHPNWWIDLVTTPPLEFASLDSWDGTVGELLDSLFDPTMTMADLEWLRENWDGPLVIKGIQTLADAKKVSAAGADAVVLSNHGGRQLDRAPVPLRLVPQVREAIGERTQVWVDTGIMSGGDIVAAIALGAHATMVGRAYLYGLMAGGERGVERAVEILSGEIRRTMTLLGVNAIEDLNPGHVTLR
- a CDS encoding acyl-CoA dehydrogenase family protein, encoding MARTLLTDDLLARIHDRAAHHDAENTFPHEDLADLADAGYLRAFVPEDMGGSGFTLQEVASEQQRLAAAAPATALAVNMHLVVTGLAAALHRTGDATTDFILRDAAAGEVYAFGNSEAGNDWVMFDSRTRAEPDGEGGYRYWGTKIFTSLSPVWTRLATFGRDDSDPENPLLVHGVVTREGTESRGDWDTLGMRATRSESTVLAGAHAPAARVYRRLAPGPNSDPFTFALFTTFEVLLAAVYTGIGARGLELAAQAVQRRTSMRTGASYAVDPDIRWKIADAALLQDSSVLQVRALARDVDEGYPHGARWFAQVVGLKVRAVENARAVVDIAFRVSGGAGYSAGNELSRLYRDVLAGIFHPSDEESAHATVASSILGPLP
- a CDS encoding tryptophan-rich sensory protein, which gives rise to MTTSSMPPGPVATSADRLRQVTLVVVGAAAMAVAAWGAGAFGGQEIQNAASGALAADATVLAPGTGAFRVWSVIYLALIVTVILQALPSRAALPLHRTLGWWVLASLVLNAAWISAAQLGLLGLTVPIIGALVAVLARCLVLLRARPAAPRLDSLIVGTTVGLYLGWVCVATVANVTAVLAFSSWDLSFLPEGVWVTVVLAVAAAVCGVTALAAGQRAVAIGVTLTSTWGLVWIAIGRLTAGPDSTITVVVALAAAAVVLLLGALGAVRAPRPATAPSPRA
- a CDS encoding alpha/beta hydrolase, with protein sequence MVSSVWQIWAAVVVAILLAVVFLWLAIRAVRRSPERRVARSLGWWLAAVLAVTVALMGIGGASSGYFTSWRSVGLLLQAAFGADPDPLPPGERVRPVRATTNERGSVVEVMIPSTSPGVPDADSFVYLPPGYSQGAQEDYPIAYLMHGSPGYASDWFGAADLDGALDDLISTGALPAMIVLAPDMDLGRASEPVNYPGEGPQRATFFTQDVRSWAADHLPVRAAADQQVIGGMSAGGLGALTIGLGEGLGEFGGILSIMPYLTPEAAVVRGDPEALAAASPLPVIAAAGDLDGMPIYLGIPSVDGTGEGEQIAEALLAAGADVELHVVPGGHDWEAARLLALDGLPRLVADLGWQ
- a CDS encoding YceI family protein, coding for MDDNVGMLAGEWDFDPAHTRIGFSARHAMVTSVRGAFNEVTGHLVVDPEDLSASSAHVVVQVASIDTRNSQRDAHLRSADFFDVDVWPTIEFTSTAIEEVEDSAYAVTGDLRIRDITRQVMIPVTLIGVHRDATGALRAGFEGSRRLNRRDFGLEWNVALDTGGVLVSERISLELEISAVKREDSAQ
- the xylB gene encoding xylulokinase, with amino-acid sequence MTTPTLVAGIDSSTQSCKVVIREAESGALVRSGSAPHPAGTQVDPEAWWRALQVAVEQAGGLADVAAVSVGGQQHGMVTLDEQGRPIRPAMLWNDNSSGQAAADLVEELGAERWARETGTVPVASITATKLRWLAEHEPENAARVAAVCLPHDYLTWRLRGSTAIGDLVTDTSDASGTGYFDASRGAYRRELLRHAFGREDIVLPRVAAPTEAVGELATFSSRAVLGPGAGDNASAALALGLGPGDVLLSVGTSGVVCAVVADPVADLTGTVAGFADATGHYLPLVATVNCAQVLDATRSLLGVDVHQLADLALSVPAGSDGLTLVPYLQGERTPNLPNATGALHGITLENYTPAHLARAAFEAVVCGLGVGIDAVRAVGLEVGSVRMVGGAVRSPAMREIAPSVLGIDIALPEPGEYVADGAARQAAWVLASGAGPAELPNWSAPVGATATATPAPTVRAAYARAAPHYLDRQ
- a CDS encoding ROK family protein translates to MESPAVARQHSLREMNLSTVLRTVFDAEMPISRAQVAARTGLTRATVSTLVDALVGARLLLELPPAAPTRAGRPAIPLAPHPRSLVGLGLEVNVNYLGICAVDLTGAVIRRWVSPAAPASRSAPEVLAELGTRAREMIADLAERGMAVGGARLALPGLVRPDTGRLEVAPNLNWHDLDPVPLLGLDGIQVEVRNEAKLAGLAQTPMRAGMTAGEPTAQLPATFLYVSADVGIGSAVLVARELYQGQHGWSGEIGHVVVEADGAPCSCGNRGCLEQYAGRSALLRAAGLPSSGDPGDVAAALERGDERALAAVATTATALARALGDALNLLDVDAVVLGGIYAPLFEALAPLVAPRLNDAVLSSRWAPITLHRAPVEGHAALIGGAREVLRAVLAAPTRWTG